The following coding sequences are from one Vibrio syngnathi window:
- the bioH gene encoding pimeloyl-ACP methyl ester esterase BioH, with translation MSDTLYWHVSGQGPDLVLVHGWGMNGAVWQQTVDALQADFRVHVVDLPGYGHSAHCHAQDLEEIAQQLLADAPKQAIWVGWSLGGLVATHMALHHSDYVSKLVTVASSPKFAAAKEPVLWRGIQPNVLSAFTEQLVEDFQTTIERFMALQAMGSPSARQDVKQLKQAVLSRPLPNPDSLLAGLKMLSDVDLREQLPQISVPMLRLYGRLDGLVPIKVAKDLGSALPHTEQYIFTQSSHAPFMTEADAFCSELVSFAQK, from the coding sequence ATGAGTGACACGTTATATTGGCATGTTTCTGGGCAAGGGCCTGATTTGGTTCTGGTCCACGGCTGGGGAATGAACGGTGCGGTATGGCAACAAACCGTTGATGCATTACAAGCTGATTTTCGAGTGCATGTTGTCGATTTACCAGGGTATGGACACAGCGCGCACTGCCACGCTCAAGATCTTGAAGAGATAGCTCAGCAACTATTGGCCGACGCGCCCAAGCAAGCTATTTGGGTTGGTTGGTCACTCGGAGGCTTGGTCGCGACGCACATGGCGTTGCATCATTCCGATTACGTAAGCAAATTGGTGACTGTTGCCAGTTCTCCTAAATTCGCCGCGGCAAAAGAGCCGGTGTTATGGCGAGGCATTCAGCCAAACGTATTAAGCGCATTCACCGAACAGCTAGTTGAAGATTTCCAAACCACCATCGAACGCTTTATGGCACTGCAAGCCATGGGCAGCCCTTCTGCAAGACAAGATGTCAAACAGCTCAAGCAAGCGGTGCTGTCTCGTCCGCTACCGAATCCTGATTCTTTGTTAGCGGGTTTGAAAATGCTGTCAGACGTTGACCTCCGTGAACAACTGCCGCAAATCTCTGTGCCTATGCTGCGCTTGTACGGGAGACTGGATGGATTGGTGCCAATCAAAGTAGCAAAAGATCTGGGTAGCGCGCTGCCTCATACCGAACAATATATCTTCACGCAGTCTTCACATGCCCCGTTTATGACAGAAGCCGATGCCTTTTGCAGTGAACTAGTTAGCTTCGCGCAAAAATAA
- a CDS encoding ComF family protein: MLSDWLQKHTPRLVTPQCHLCKLDKSHSDAHPRWCDSCLNLFESVPRCQRCGLKTLLTIEQCGQCLSQPPPWHRLYCVGDYTFPTARYIQQMKYADKFWFARDLTKLLASRIEHPAPLITSVPLHWRRYIHRGFNQSQLLANYTAQELGVEAEVLFRRIRSTASQQGLTKSARLHNLKSAFTLRKQDFQGAIPSHVAIIDDVVTTGSTVYQLCQLLLEVGVKRIDIYCICRTPEPSG; the protein is encoded by the coding sequence ATGTTATCTGATTGGCTACAAAAACACACACCACGTCTGGTCACACCTCAATGCCATCTGTGCAAGCTAGATAAGTCGCACAGTGATGCTCACCCTCGATGGTGTGATTCTTGTCTTAATCTCTTTGAGTCAGTTCCTCGCTGCCAACGATGTGGTTTAAAAACACTGCTCACAATAGAGCAGTGCGGACAGTGTTTATCTCAACCTCCACCTTGGCATCGTCTCTATTGCGTTGGGGATTACACCTTTCCAACAGCACGTTACATTCAACAAATGAAGTACGCCGATAAGTTTTGGTTTGCACGCGATCTGACAAAGTTATTGGCTTCACGTATCGAGCACCCTGCTCCGCTGATCACCAGTGTCCCTTTGCATTGGCGTCGATATATTCATCGTGGCTTTAATCAAAGTCAGCTGCTTGCTAATTACACAGCTCAAGAACTTGGCGTTGAAGCTGAGGTGCTGTTCCGTCGAATTCGCTCAACGGCTTCTCAGCAAGGGCTGACTAAATCCGCACGATTACACAATCTAAAGAGCGCTTTTACGCTTCGAAAACAAGACTTTCAAGGAGCTATCCCTTCTCACGTCGCGATAATTGATGATGTTGTAACCACAGGCAGTACAGTGTATCAATTATGCCAATTACTACTTGAAGTGGGCGTGAAAAGGATTGATATTTACTGCATCTGCCGCACTCCTGAGCCCTCTGGATAG
- the nfuA gene encoding Fe-S biogenesis protein NfuA, which translates to MSNITITETAQTHFANLLSQQPEGTNIRVFVVNPGTQNAECGVSYCPTDAIEASDTKLSFDAFSAYVDELSLPFLDEAEIDFVTDKMGSQLTLKAPNAKMRKVSDDATLIERVEYAIQTQVNPQLAGHGGHVSLVEITEEGAAIVAFGGGCNGCSMVDVTLKEGIEKELLQQFEGELTAVRDATEHDRGEHSYY; encoded by the coding sequence GTGTCAAATATTACTATTACAGAAACAGCTCAAACTCACTTTGCCAATCTGCTGTCACAGCAGCCTGAAGGTACAAACATTCGTGTGTTCGTGGTAAACCCAGGCACACAAAACGCTGAGTGTGGTGTTTCTTACTGCCCAACAGATGCTATCGAAGCGTCTGACACTAAGCTTTCTTTCGACGCTTTTTCGGCATACGTAGATGAGTTAAGCCTACCATTCCTAGACGAAGCTGAGATTGACTTCGTGACTGACAAAATGGGCTCTCAACTAACGCTTAAAGCACCAAACGCTAAAATGCGTAAAGTATCAGACGACGCAACTCTGATAGAGCGTGTTGAGTATGCAATCCAAACCCAAGTGAACCCACAGCTTGCTGGCCACGGCGGTCACGTTAGCCTAGTAGAGATCACTGAAGAAGGTGCTGCTATCGTTGCATTCGGCGGTGGTTGTAACGGTTGTTCAATGGTTGATGTAACGCTAAAAGAAGGCATCGAGAAAGAACTTCTTCAACAATTCGAAGGTGAATTGACAGCTGTTCGTGATGCCACTGAACACGATCGTGGTGAGCACTCTTACTACTAA